In Crassostrea angulata isolate pt1a10 chromosome 6, ASM2561291v2, whole genome shotgun sequence, a genomic segment contains:
- the LOC128190065 gene encoding uncharacterized protein LOC128190065, with amino-acid sequence MERYLTFFVVITCFVHNSEGSLINSPCKKSSDWSNHYIRCPTDHTIYIAKHVIEDGFNTLMSPALGCFASDAVYCGVELPTNNTNIKNYHIMDSAVNACNGRNECTLSRQYFLEAEAALKKFCNASLRPEVQKATFRQSIDYECIQDSQIINMSVVKNESRPFGPVYLKASSANCSCDISGAMSSIEILQAKSVFLLIQSKENTLLEHPDTSVGLYGVRIPLKTEDIVITILNGTNTSLALMKVRSEGILRIRCSNYKILRRAREFRVQKMIESRLFQSSRSYGALESTTSQQNDQQVGTVRPDVRFTIGGSLKPNFTFTIGDVLNLTLSFFIIFLFVLSILYKRRTNGHVSAEIKLKDKEEKLVLVCYPNNGQKKAKVEIHQADCMCVSTTGRPVRRSNYTSLQIVNPSESSDQRNKNSADLYSDVV; translated from the exons ATGGAACGATATTTGACGTTTTTCGTCGTGATAACTTGTTTCGTTCATAATTCAGAAG GATCACTAATCAATTCCCCATGCAAAAAATCGTCGGATTGGAGTAACCATTACATCCGTTGTCCCACTGATCATACGATTTATATCGCAAAGCATGTGATTGAGGATGGCTTTAACACACTGATGTCCCCTGCCCTTGGGTGTTTCGCCAGTGATGCTGTTTACTGTGGTGTCGAACTACCAACTAACAACACCAATATTAAAAACTACCACATTATGGACTCCGCCGTTAATGCATGTAATGGACGAAATGAGTGTACTCTGTCCAGACAGTATTTCCTTGAAGCTGAAGCGGCTCTGAAGAAGTTTTGTAATGCCTCACTACGACCCGAGGTACAGAAAGCAACTTTTCGACAGAGCATTGACTATGAATGTATTCAAG ATTCTCAGATAATCAACATGTCCGTGGTCAAAAATGAAAGCAGACCCTTTGGCCCCGTGTATCTAAAGGCCTCAAGCGCAAATTGTTCTTGTGACATCTCCGGAGCTATGTCAAGTATTGAGATCTTGCAAGCAAAATCAGTTTTCCTGCTGATTCAGTCAAAAGAAAACACCCTTTtag AGCATCCTGACACTAGCGTTGGTTTATACGGCGTGCGTATACCTCTTAAAACAGAAGACATTGTCATAACAATACTGAATGGTACAAACACAAGTTTGGCTCTGATGAAAGTTCGCAGTGAAG GTATACTTAGAATTCGTTGctcaaattataaaattcttagAAGAGCTCGAGAATTtcgagttcaaaaaatgattgaatcTCGATTATTCCAATCGTCACGTTCATATGGAGCTTTGGAATCAACCACCAGCCAACAAAATGATCAACAAg TAGGGACCGTTAGACCAGACGTTAGATTTACCATTGGTGGGAGCCTTAAACCAAACTTTACATTTACAATTGGcgatgttttaaatttgacactGTCCTTCTTTATAATTTTCCTCTTTGTTCTTTCAATTCTCTACAAACGAAG GACTAATGGTCATGTCTCAGCCGAAATCAAATTGAAAGACAAAGAGGAGAAACTTGTGCTTGTGTGTTATCCAAACAACGGGCAGAAGAAAGCAAAGGTTGAGATCCATCAGGCGGACTGTATGTGTGTGTCTACTACAGGTCGCCCTGTGAGAAGGTCTAACTACACATCGCTGCAGATTGTAAACCCGAGTGAGAGTTCTGATCAAAGGAATAAAAACAGTGCAGATCTATATTCTGACGTTGTTTAA